A region of the Flintibacter sp. KGMB00164 genome:
TGGTGAACAGGGGATACAGCTGCTGTGTGTCCGCAAAAAGTTCGCCGCTGGTAATGGATTGCAGATCATTCTGATCATAGGGTACATAAACCGAGTAGGGCAGCTGGGCATCTCTCAGCATGGCGCAGACCTCGTCGGTCCCATCCTCCCAGCGCACCACCAGCATCAGATGCCTGATGGGAATAATCTCATCCAGAAGGGCAGAGGTCACATCCTCCGGTCGGCAGAACAAGAAAAAGGCACTGTCAGGATGGTGCTCGATCAGGGGAAGCAGCGCCATCGGATCGGTGCGGGAGAGAAGTCCCCAGGTATAGATGCCCAACTGTTCACCCTCCGTAATGGCACTGTCGTACTCAAACAGATGGTCCAGGCACTGGAGATCATCCATTTGAAAAAGCACCGTCCAGGGAATGTTGAAACCAAGGCGCTGTTCATTCCGCCGGATCCGCTGAGCGCCCCAGGTACAGCTGTTATACCCAAGATTCATACCGAATTTCACCAGGTGCTCTGTTTCGATGTGGCTGGTGGAATGCTCCACCAGAGAATAGTACGCACTGTCCTCATGCTCCAGCATCGTGCGGGCCGTCTGGAAAAAGTGGCTTTGAAAACGGCCTTCGGAAAAATGCAGCGCCATGTCCACCAAATTCCGGATGCTCCGCTTGGGGTTTTCTTTCAGCCCCTTCAAAGTTTGCCGGACAGTGGTCTCTATTAAGATACGGGACATACTGTTTTCCATGAAATGAATCTCCTTCCCGGACTGTTGCAGTTATATCACAGAAAAGCTTAGTTCCCTGTCCATATGCAGGCAATGGACAGGGAACCTTCTGTGTCCCAAAAGGTAACGGAGCAGGGAGGATGTCCAAATTTTTGACGTATCCCAACTTATGTCCCGTGACTTTTCGCGCTTGTTCCCTATAATGTGCCTTAATCAGCCGGAATCGGGCATGGAAAGGATGAAACATCATGCGTAATAATGTAAAAGATAATATGCAGAACTTTGCCATCAATCAGGCACTGAAGTATATCGAGGGAAATCCGGAAGAAAACATTCCCAAGCTCATGTCCCTGGTGGACCGCTTCACCCCGGAGGGCTGGTATCAGAGCCAGCGGGATGCCATTCGGCAAGTCATCGAAGAGAAGAACAACTGGTACCAGCTGATCCTGCGGGTCTATGAACTGGACCCCGGGGTGCGCCGGGCCTTTTTCCAGAACTTTCTGTTTAACGCCAGCCTGAAGGGTAGCGCTACCCAGGAAGAGATCAAAGCCCGGGAAAATTGCAACGTACCCTGGGCGATCCTGTTGGACCCCACCTCTGCCTGCAATATGCACTGTACCGGCTGCTGGGCAGCTGAGTACGGCAATCAGCTCAACCTCAGTCTGGAGACCATCGACTCCATCATCCGTCAGGGCAAGGAACTGGGCACCTATATGTACATCTACACCGGCGGTGAGCCTATGGTACGGAAAGCCGACCTCATCCGGCTGTGTGAGATGCATCCGGACTGTGAATTTCTGGCCTTTACCAACGGCACCCTCATTGACGAGGACTTCTGCCAGGAGATGCTGCGGGTAAAGAACTTTGTCCCCGCCATCTCCCTGGAAGGGTTTGAAGGGGCCAACGACTCCCGCCGGGGCAAAGGCGTGTATCAGAAGGTCAACCGGGCCATGGCGCTGTTGAAGGAGCATCACCTGCCCTTCGGCATCTCCACCTGCTACACCAGCCAGAACTACAAAGACATCACCAGTGAAGCATTCTTTGACCATATCATCGACAGCGGCGCCCTGTTTGTCTGGTTCTTCCATTACATGCCTGTGGGCAATGACGCAGCCACCCAGCTGCTGCCCACCCCGGAGCAGCGGAAAGAGGTATACCACCGGATTCGGGAATTCCGTAAGAGCAAAGCCATCTTCTCCATGGATTTCCAGAACGATGCAGAATATGTAGGCGGATGCATCGCCGGCGGACGAAACTATCTGCACATCAACGCCAAGGGCGATGTGGAACCCTGCGTATTCATCCACTACTCCAACTGCAACATCCACGACACCAGCTTGCTGGACGCCCTCAAGAGTCCCATCTTCATGGCGTACCACGACAACCAGCCTTTCAATGAAAACATGCTGCGGCCCTGCCCCATGCTGGAAAATCCCGAGGCGCTGCGGGCCATGGTGAAAAAGACAGGCGCGGTGAGTACCGACTACCAGAGCCCGGAGAGTGTGGACCATCTGTGTGATAAGACGACACCCTATGCGGAAAACTGGAAGGGCACTGCGGAGGAGCTTTGGAAGGGATGCGGCGGCTGCACTGCCTGCGGGAAAAAGGAGTAACTATCCCAACCATATCCCGACCATATAATGTAAGGACAATAAGTAAGCGGGTACTCTTTGAGCAAAGAGTACCCGCTCGTTTTTTATGATCAGCCCACACGACTGGAATGGCATGGACAAGTTTCTCCAAAGTAGGAGGGAAGCAGTCGGATAGGAGGTAAAATTAAGAAAAGTTAAGAGAACATTTATATGCCTTCTCCCTTATCTCTGCTATAATCCCAGAACTGAATCATTTCGAGCAGCGACTGTTATATAGACCGCAACCAATAATCACAGGGGCAAGGATACAGTCAGGAAAAACAAAAAGGGAGGATCGCATGATACTTTTACGGGGAATTTCAGGATTTTGGGATGCAAAAACACAGCCGCCGCCTTTAGAGGATGAGAAGGCATTCCGACAGATGTGTCACTTGCTGGCCCGAAGCAACGGAGGAACTGTGGCAGAAGTGGATACAGACACCACCGCAAGGAGTTTCTATTTTGCCCAGATCTGCA
Encoded here:
- a CDS encoding radical SAM protein, with protein sequence MRNNVKDNMQNFAINQALKYIEGNPEENIPKLMSLVDRFTPEGWYQSQRDAIRQVIEEKNNWYQLILRVYELDPGVRRAFFQNFLFNASLKGSATQEEIKARENCNVPWAILLDPTSACNMHCTGCWAAEYGNQLNLSLETIDSIIRQGKELGTYMYIYTGGEPMVRKADLIRLCEMHPDCEFLAFTNGTLIDEDFCQEMLRVKNFVPAISLEGFEGANDSRRGKGVYQKVNRAMALLKEHHLPFGISTCYTSQNYKDITSEAFFDHIIDSGALFVWFFHYMPVGNDAATQLLPTPEQRKEVYHRIREFRKSKAIFSMDFQNDAEYVGGCIAGGRNYLHINAKGDVEPCVFIHYSNCNIHDTSLLDALKSPIFMAYHDNQPFNENMLRPCPMLENPEALRAMVKKTGAVSTDYQSPESVDHLCDKTTPYAENWKGTAEELWKGCGGCTACGKKE